A single genomic interval of Zobellia nedashkovskayae harbors:
- a CDS encoding heavy metal translocating P-type ATPase, translating into MATKKNITSKNTTTPGDNENCCGNHDHGHDHGNATNGFKQYIPAIGSFILLMIGIALDYFNVVFFKGWVRIIWYSVAYIPVGFPVVKLGWNNILKGSFFTEFFLMSIATIGAFAIGEYPEGVAVMLFYAVGELFQDAAVSRAKGNIQALLDVRPKSAHVLRNGNYVTVAPETVLVGERLQVRVGEKIPLDGKLLSNRASLNTAAISGESKPASITKGEKVFEGSVNLDGVIEVETTKEFKDSSIARILDMVQNATARKSKTELFIRKFAKIYTPIVVFLAIGLTLLPFFFVEDYVFEDWLYRALIFLVVSCPCALVISIPLGYFGGLGAASRNGILFKGASFLDTMTKINTVAMDKTGTVTKGVFKIKDIVVSGGAKVEGSASYNKDFMDYLMAMESQSTHPIAKAILAYKQDEAGNYIATKVSEIAGKGLKGTVNGRNVLVGNKALMEAHGITIPEETRAIVETMVMVGIDDKFSGYVTIADELKDDAHRAIEEIKKAGISNIIMLSGDKDSITQEVAKELEINNAKGGLLPEEKLNEVENLKNIPGALVAFIGDGINDAPVLAASDVGIAMGGLGSDVAIETADIIIQTDQPSKVAQAIAIGKSTRKIVWQNIGLAFGVKAIVLFLGAIGIATMWEAVFADVGVAILAILNAVRLQHMKWD; encoded by the coding sequence ATGGCAACTAAGAAAAATATAACTTCAAAAAATACTACCACTCCTGGAGATAATGAAAATTGTTGTGGTAACCATGACCATGGTCACGACCATGGGAATGCAACAAATGGGTTTAAGCAATATATTCCTGCAATAGGTAGTTTTATTTTATTGATGATTGGTATTGCATTAGATTATTTTAATGTGGTCTTCTTTAAGGGTTGGGTAAGAATAATATGGTATTCAGTTGCCTATATCCCTGTGGGATTCCCTGTGGTAAAGTTGGGATGGAATAATATTCTAAAAGGGAGTTTTTTTACAGAGTTTTTTTTAATGTCTATTGCAACTATTGGAGCTTTTGCCATTGGTGAATATCCAGAAGGGGTTGCCGTAATGCTCTTTTATGCGGTGGGAGAATTGTTTCAAGATGCAGCAGTTTCGCGTGCAAAAGGTAACATTCAAGCTTTGTTGGATGTTAGGCCAAAATCTGCTCATGTATTAAGAAATGGCAACTACGTAACCGTTGCTCCCGAAACTGTATTAGTGGGGGAGCGATTGCAAGTGCGTGTGGGAGAGAAAATTCCGTTGGATGGTAAATTGTTGTCTAATAGGGCTAGTTTGAATACTGCTGCTATTTCAGGAGAAAGTAAACCAGCATCAATTACCAAAGGAGAGAAAGTATTTGAAGGTAGTGTTAATCTAGATGGCGTAATTGAGGTAGAAACTACTAAAGAGTTTAAGGATAGTTCCATTGCCCGTATTCTAGACATGGTGCAAAATGCTACGGCAAGAAAGTCCAAAACGGAACTGTTCATTCGGAAATTTGCTAAAATTTATACGCCAATCGTTGTTTTCTTGGCTATAGGCCTAACCTTATTACCATTCTTTTTTGTTGAGGATTATGTATTTGAGGATTGGTTGTATCGTGCACTTATTTTCTTAGTGGTTTCTTGTCCTTGTGCATTGGTTATTTCAATTCCTCTTGGGTATTTTGGTGGGTTAGGTGCGGCCTCCCGCAATGGTATTCTATTTAAAGGTGCTTCCTTTTTAGATACTATGACAAAAATTAACACGGTAGCGATGGATAAAACAGGTACCGTTACAAAAGGTGTTTTTAAAATCAAGGACATAGTTGTCTCTGGCGGAGCTAAAGTAGAGGGCAGTGCGTCCTATAATAAGGACTTTATGGATTATCTCATGGCTATGGAATCCCAATCAACACACCCCATAGCAAAAGCCATTTTAGCCTATAAACAAGATGAAGCAGGGAATTATATAGCTACCAAGGTTTCAGAAATTGCGGGAAAGGGATTAAAAGGTACTGTTAATGGCAGAAATGTATTGGTAGGTAATAAAGCTTTAATGGAAGCTCACGGAATTACAATTCCTGAAGAAACGCGGGCCATTGTAGAAACTATGGTGATGGTAGGTATAGATGACAAGTTTTCTGGCTACGTTACTATTGCCGATGAACTTAAAGACGATGCCCATAGGGCTATAGAAGAAATAAAAAAAGCAGGTATTTCAAATATCATAATGCTTTCTGGAGATAAGGATTCAATTACTCAGGAAGTAGCAAAAGAACTTGAAATTAATAATGCCAAAGGCGGATTGTTGCCAGAAGAGAAACTGAATGAAGTGGAAAACTTAAAAAATATACCCGGTGCATTAGTAGCTTTTATTGGAGATGGTATCAATGATGCGCCCGTATTGGCCGCGAGTGATGTTGGTATTGCTATGGGTGGTTTGGGAAGTGATGTAGCCATAGAAACAGCGGATATAATTATTCAAACAGATCAACCTAGCAAGGTGGCACAGGCCATTGCCATTGGCAAATCAACACGTAAAATAGTATGGCAGAATATTGGCTTAGCATTTGGGGTTAAGGCAATTGTTCTATTTCTTGGTGCTATTGGAATTGCTACTATGTGGGAAGCTGTTTTTGCCGATGTTGGTGTAGCTATACTTGCTATTTTAAATGCAGTGCGTTTGCAGCATATGAAATGGGATTAA
- a CDS encoding outer membrane beta-barrel family protein, which produces MHLKLNSTFFTLFLALLITNINLAQDGEIEIVGTVVEQSSGQPVAFATVLIGDKTTQKGITGTTTLDDGTFSLKTVAQNYFIEISFIGFEKKRFDNLVPANGVIDMGQVKLNQDAQQLSEVVVEGEVSRTQFKLDKRVFNVGKDISSTGASALEVLNNVPSVNVNIEGQISLRGSQGVQVLINGKPSILTGEGGNALGTITSDMIERVEVITNPSAKYDAEGTSGIINIVIKKEEREGFNGSISLNTGSPDNHSFGLSLNRRTERFNLFSQLGAGYRELPNDTENINRNLIDGTSISSIGEEFRNEEFYNIILGTDYYINENNVLTLSGNFAYEIEDQPSQTNYESRDADNQLVSEWERTETTEATNPKYQYELQYKSDFKDHEDHDLLFSALGNFFGKDQSSDFDDVTISGDDSDAKQRTRTEFKEAEYTFKLDYTRPFNEQWTMEVGGQYVMNDVSNDYEVDDLENDIFVSNEGLTNVFEYDQKVLAAYGTGAYEGEKWGVKAGVRMENTNLNTLLKNTDQKNDQKYTNLFPSAHSSYKFSDRVSMQAGYSRRVYRPDLWDLNPFFNIRNNFNIRQGNPDLQPEYTDSYEVTSIYVLGKASLNFSVYHRYTTEVIESIYTYEDDVTISKPENIGTNKATGIEFNGKYSPLKWFSITSDLNYNRFVREGSLDTQVFDFNADRWSAKVMTKIKLPADIDFEATGNYQSSYETVQGNTSDNLFLDLGARKKILKGKGVVNFSVRDLFASRVNETETLQETFSTYSHRQRGRFITFGFSYGFGKGEAMEYSGRRR; this is translated from the coding sequence ATGCATTTAAAACTTAACTCCACTTTTTTTACCCTGTTTTTGGCGTTACTGATTACAAACATAAATCTTGCCCAGGATGGTGAGATTGAAATTGTAGGAACTGTCGTTGAACAATCTAGTGGGCAACCAGTGGCTTTCGCTACAGTTTTAATAGGAGATAAAACCACACAAAAGGGAATTACAGGTACTACCACTTTAGATGACGGTACATTTAGTTTAAAGACTGTTGCTCAGAACTACTTTATTGAAATTAGTTTTATTGGCTTTGAGAAAAAAAGGTTCGACAATCTCGTGCCCGCAAACGGAGTTATTGATATGGGGCAAGTAAAATTGAATCAAGATGCTCAACAGCTTTCAGAAGTTGTTGTTGAAGGGGAAGTATCAAGAACACAATTCAAATTAGATAAGCGCGTATTTAATGTAGGCAAGGATATTAGTAGTACTGGGGCAAGTGCATTAGAGGTTTTGAATAATGTACCATCGGTAAATGTAAATATTGAAGGACAGATTAGCTTACGCGGAAGTCAAGGAGTACAAGTGTTAATAAATGGAAAACCTTCAATTCTTACCGGCGAGGGTGGAAATGCTTTGGGAACGATTACCTCAGATATGATAGAGAGGGTAGAGGTTATTACCAATCCTTCTGCTAAATATGATGCAGAGGGTACTTCGGGAATAATCAATATCGTCATAAAAAAAGAAGAGCGGGAAGGCTTTAACGGTTCTATAAGTCTAAACACAGGTTCACCGGACAATCATAGTTTTGGATTAAGTTTAAATCGCCGTACGGAACGCTTTAATCTATTTAGTCAGCTGGGCGCTGGTTATCGGGAATTACCTAACGATACGGAAAACATTAACCGAAACCTGATAGACGGTACGTCCATTTCTTCAATAGGAGAGGAGTTTAGAAATGAAGAGTTTTATAATATTATTCTTGGCACGGACTATTACATCAATGAAAACAATGTATTGACCCTTTCTGGGAATTTTGCCTATGAAATAGAAGATCAGCCTTCGCAAACCAATTATGAATCTAGAGATGCAGATAACCAATTAGTTTCCGAATGGGAACGTACAGAAACTACTGAAGCTACCAACCCTAAATATCAGTATGAGCTTCAATATAAAAGCGATTTTAAAGACCATGAAGATCATGACCTTTTATTTAGTGCATTGGGGAATTTTTTTGGTAAGGATCAATCTTCCGATTTTGACGACGTAACTATTTCTGGTGATGATAGTGATGCTAAACAACGAACCCGAACAGAGTTTAAGGAAGCTGAGTATACTTTTAAATTAGATTACACTCGTCCGTTCAATGAACAATGGACTATGGAGGTTGGTGGTCAATATGTAATGAACGATGTAAGCAATGATTACGAAGTTGATGATTTAGAAAATGACATTTTTGTCTCCAATGAAGGTTTGACCAATGTGTTTGAATATGACCAAAAGGTTTTAGCAGCTTATGGTACCGGAGCATACGAAGGTGAAAAATGGGGTGTTAAAGCTGGTGTTCGTATGGAAAATACAAACCTTAATACCTTATTGAAAAATACAGATCAGAAGAATGATCAGAAGTATACCAACCTCTTTCCAAGTGCCCATTCTTCGTATAAATTTAGTGATAGGGTTTCTATGCAGGCAGGATATTCGCGTAGAGTATATAGACCAGATTTGTGGGATTTGAATCCTTTCTTCAATATTAGAAATAACTTTAATATCCGCCAAGGTAATCCAGACTTACAACCAGAATATACAGATTCTTATGAGGTTACCAGTATTTATGTTTTGGGTAAAGCATCACTTAATTTTAGTGTTTATCACCGTTACACAACAGAGGTAATTGAATCTATTTATACCTATGAAGATGATGTTACCATTAGCAAACCAGAAAACATTGGCACGAACAAGGCCACGGGTATAGAGTTCAATGGAAAGTATAGCCCTTTAAAATGGTTTTCAATTACTAGTGATTTAAACTATAATAGATTTGTAAGGGAGGGGAGTTTAGATACGCAAGTATTTGATTTTAATGCGGATAGGTGGTCTGCTAAAGTGATGACTAAAATTAAACTACCTGCAGATATTGATTTTGAAGCTACCGGGAATTACCAAAGTAGTTATGAAACAGTACAAGGAAACACGAGCGATAACTTATTTTTAGATCTAGGTGCACGCAAGAAAATATTGAAAGGAAAAGGCGTAGTAAATTTTAGTGTGAGGGATTTATTTGCTTCGCGGGTAAATGAAACAGAAACTTTACAAGAAACTTTTTCAACTTACAGCCATAGACAACGTGGTAGGTTTATTACTTTTGGCTTCAGTTATGGTTTTGGAAAAGGCGAGGCCATGGAATACTCTGGTAGAAGAAGATAA
- a CDS encoding response regulator, giving the protein MKYNLIIADDHKMFIDGLLSILSDAPEFSVTTTAKNGAQVIKYLEINGTNELHLLITDLSMPEMDGIELNRMVKEKYPNLKTLVVSMHIDGGMIEKLIQNNVDGYVPKNAEKEELLTAMRTIVKGEKYFSQEIKRAYTNAMFENKKQEEVNLTDREKQVLKLIANEYTTQEIADELFLSKHTIESYRKNLISKLQVKNLAGLTKHAIKIGLLDS; this is encoded by the coding sequence ATGAAATATAATCTCATCATTGCAGATGACCATAAAATGTTCATTGATGGTCTACTGAGCATCTTGAGCGACGCACCTGAATTTTCAGTAACTACTACAGCCAAAAATGGAGCGCAAGTCATCAAATACCTTGAAATTAATGGAACCAATGAGCTTCACCTATTGATTACCGACCTCAGCATGCCAGAAATGGACGGAATTGAGCTAAACCGTATGGTAAAAGAAAAGTACCCTAACCTAAAGACCTTAGTAGTAAGTATGCATATTGATGGAGGTATGATCGAGAAACTTATTCAAAACAATGTAGATGGTTATGTACCCAAAAATGCCGAAAAAGAAGAACTTTTAACTGCTATGCGGACTATAGTTAAAGGTGAAAAATATTTTTCGCAGGAAATAAAACGCGCCTATACCAATGCTATGTTCGAGAACAAAAAGCAAGAAGAGGTAAACCTTACAGACCGCGAAAAACAAGTGCTAAAACTTATTGCCAATGAATATACTACGCAAGAAATTGCAGATGAACTTTTTCTAAGCAAGCACACTATAGAAAGTTACCGTAAAAATCTCATATCAAAATTACAAGTGAAAAATTTAGCCGGACTAACCAAGCATGCTATTAAAATAGGTCTTCTAGATTCTTAG